Genomic window (Lynx canadensis isolate LIC74 chromosome D3, mLynCan4.pri.v2, whole genome shotgun sequence):
CTACTAAAGGATAAGAAAGATCTAGAAGCATTCTTTTGTACTAATGGTCATTTAATTGGTactaagtgtaaaaaaaaattctgagatgAGAGTCTTGTCTAGGGGCTTCACGGCTGTCCAAACAACTTCACTAGTGAACCACTAACACTTCCTTCCTAACAAGTTCCCCTTGTCTGCCGAACAAGGCCCAGAAGTCAGACGGTGAAGGAGCCTGAGTGGCGGCGGTCCAGGGGGTTCCTCCCTGCTATGGAGAGGAGTGGCTGGGCCGCTGGCCACAGCCCAGCAGTGCTGAGAGCACCTTCTGGTCCCTTCCTCCCTGTGCCAGCAAAGTGCTCCCTCTGCTCCTCGGGTCATGTCTTGAGACTACCCTTAAGGTCTCTTTACTTCTGCGGCCACCTCAGCTTCTGTAAATGACCTGTGGTTGAAAGGACAACAGTACTAATTTGCTTGACTTGAGCTTTATAAGAAGTTGAAGCATTGAGATAGGGAACATGAGGAGTTGGGGTTTTTGAATCTCAGAGGGATAGAAAGTTTGTACTATAACAGAACTACCCTGTCGCCTTCCTTTTCTACTGAAGAAATAATCcagaagttttttctttaatcccTCACAGGCCCATCGATAAATAAAGCCAAAAGCTTGGCCACTCAAGAGCAATACAAAGGTACAGAGCGAGAACAACTCCTAAATTTCTAGCCCTCTTGCGAGGTCGGGGACTCTGAACTGTGTCTGTGGGTCGCTCAGCCTACCGCTCACTGGACAGTGGCTGCACCGTCGAGGCCGAGTTGGACACTGGACGGTACCAGACATCAGGCTACTTAACAGCAGCAGCTTCGGCCATAGTGCTTTTAAACTCAGGAATGCAAATGTGACGCGTGAATCAGAAGCATTACGGAATCGGAAGGCAGCCCCGGGACGCTGCGGGGCCTTCCAGTTCTCTGCGAACCAGACCTAACTCTTGGGCAGGCGGAAGGTGACACTAGCATGGCTGAGTGGGATCTGCTCCCTGACACTTTTTAAAGGCCAATCAATgcaatgtttttccttttgtttgggaGTAAGCCATCACACAGATTCTATACCGTATTTTTAGTAACATTTGAGAATGGTGTAGATACACTTTACTATAACATTTTGTAGTTTAAAGAGCTTTATTAATGCAATAAATTAACtttgtacacatttttatatatatataaaaaaactagCAAGTGATTTCAGAATGTCGTAGGCCTCATGAGAGCTTGGTCTCCAAAAACCTGCTTGAAAAAAGCAACGTGTTCTTCACAGTGTTCTCCtataaaagaaatgcagatttaaTCAGATGTggcacaaaagggaaaaaagaatgaagacttcACAGCTCATAGATACATATGCTgggttttaacttatttttctttcataaaatactttgttttcctAAGCTTTTGAGTTGTCCTTTCGTGCATGGCTGCTGGGCACCTTCACAACCCCAGCAAATCCCCACCTGCTTGGGGAGAAGTAGAGAGGCCAACCTGTCACAGGTAACACCATCTTGCACCATTCGCTAAGCTACAAAAAGTCGTCAGGCCTGAAATAAAAGGGACATGTTCCTTCCCATTCTAAAGGAGGGGATGCCTCAGGTTTCGCAAGTCTGCAGAGAAGAGTGAGTAATAAGCCTGAGGCTGTTTAAACCCTTCGTCGCCCTTTCCTGTTTCGTTCCTGATTCTTCAGAAAGGAGCATTCCCAGACCCACGCTCAGGCCTGAGCTGTGCCCAGAACGCGTCCACTGCAGGTTCCAAAGCCTAATTCAGATTCCACTGGCATTCTGACTTTCCTCTTACCACCGTCATgggattttctttgtaaaaaagcTCACGCAGTTCTCCTTAGGGGAACTTTCCCAAAAGGCTTCTCACCTCCTAGCCTGCCAGCATTCTCTTGCTACCCTGAGTCTGTGTTCGCCCCAGGCCTTTTTACCACTGCCGTGTCCTACCTGGTGTGAAGTTAGGGTTCCCTCGCAAACGCTGGTTTCGCTGTTCGAAAAACCGAAATATAGTATAGAAAAGCATGTTGTCTTCAGTCTGCTTCGCGGCATCTAAAAATTTTCGTGCAGAAATGTTGTCATGGCCGCCGATGCCCCGGATGAATCTTAAGGCAGCTAACACTTGGTGTTTGGAAAGAAGCACTTCTACTATTTCATCGTTTGCTGTCGAGAGGCGCTGGAAGGGGAGAGAAGTCCAGGTAAGCAGCGGCAACAGGAAGAGACGTGAATGCAGTTTAAAACGGGGACGTAGCAAGAGTTACCTTCAACATATCCAGAGACAGCTGATGAGCGGGCGGGTAAAAACTTTCTAGGGACAAGAGCAGACAAGCCTGAAAGACATGTTTTCACACCAGCTTCAGCATAAGATGTCAGACGGTTAAATCTGAAGTTTTTAATCCCAGAAGTAAAAGCCTGGGGCCACATACCAGAGGCTTGGAGTCACTGAGGACGTGGTACTGTAGGAACTGGTGCAGCATGTAGAAGAGGTTGTGCTGCACGAGCGTCTTGATGACAAGTTCGTGTAAGTAGTGCTGAGGACAAAAACAGGAGAAGACTTTCCCGGTCACCCAGCTACAACATGCGTGAGGCCAGGTGTGTCTAGGATGGAGCTATTCTAAGTGACGGGTTAAGGTTTCTGTCACCTATGCATTGACAGGATGCGCGATTAAACACTAATCATCCCGCCTGAGCCCGACACGGTGATGTCGGGAGAGTCACTCAGATTTCGGAGTCTGGTACGCAGACCCCGCTCCTCTAAGTTGGGACCACAAATGGTTGGAAAGTACCTGTACTGTGATCTGAAACTGGTTAAGAGAGCGAATATACTCCATCAGTACGGCTATCACAAATTTATGAGGCATCTcctacagaagaaaagaagagtagTCTCAAAACCGGACGCTCGCAAGGAGGCCACCTGCAGCTCCTTGTCTACCCACCCGCCCTGTTTCCGTGCGCCTCTGGCCCGGTGCTGTTCACGGGTTCTGCACAGATCCCTCCAGAACTTCCCCCCGTCGACGGTCACGTTTTGGCCTAGTAGACGCCAAACTATTAGCACTGGGTCTTCACCCAAGAGAACTCCAGTTCTTTAAATCACATTAGGAGTTCTACTGCTTTCCTCAGTTCCCTGCAGATAAGATCTCTGGCTGGAGGCTCCGTCACCCACCTTCTTCTCCGTGAAGACCGACAGCACGTGGGTGTACATGTCAGACTGATCGACCACAGCCTGGGTCCGCACCGGCCTCTTGAGAAGCGGGCTGCACCGGCTCGGCCCCGCTTCTACTGCCTAGACAACACATTGCAAACGGGACTCTCGTCAGCTTCTAGGGACTCCCAGAAGACTGAACTCCTAAGATACGAGCAGAGGATGGCACTTATTACGTGGACAAAACCATTTTTCCTGTGCGGGCTGGGGCTGGGTTTAGAAGTCAGAGTTGGTCATCTTGAAAATATGCCAACATTCACACATGGAGCTAAAAAAGCAGAAGTCCGCTTCTGCTTGAGACACATTTTTCTCACCTCTTAAAATCCCTCATTTTCTTAATCACGGACTTTCTCGTATTTGTTATCTAATAAAAATGGAATGGTGTACTGGTCACACAGTAAGAGAATACCGCTTGTAAGGCTGGATGTGTGCGTTTCCGAGTGGTCAACAAGGCCACCCAAACATTGCTGACTTCTGGGAGAAGACGGACGACTTCCCCAAACTCTCTAGAGCAGCTCGCCCCAGGGCTGATGGTGCGGGCTGGGGAAGCTCCAGCattgccccgggggggggggggggtgccacgCTCTGACCGGCATGCGTTTAAAAAGACTCAGAGCCAGAGCAGTGAGGCACAGAAACCCATCTGGGGTCAGACCTACGGATTCCCACAGCCCAGTACACTAGCAGCAAGGCCGAGGAGGCTCTGCAAGAACCCAGCCCCCCTCGCGTGTCTCACAGGACAGGGACAAGTGCACTCCGAGGTCACTCAGCCTTCAGTAGCCTGCGTCAGTTCTCTTACCCCCGAGGAGCTAAAGGGGAGTGCAGTTCTGGGTTCCTCGTTACTGCCTAAAACCACTTCTGTTTTAAGCCTCAGGACTAATTAGGTCCTTGAAGTGAAATACGTCCTTCCGCTCATCCTAACAGTATAGCAGAACCTGGCTACAGGCCACGTCAATGGTTTCTAGCCGTTCACGACAAACACGTGAACCCGCTCTGTGGAAGCACGGTGCTAATACGTCATCACTATCCTGACAGGACGCTGACCGAATGCCAGCATAAGTGTTAATTTTATAGCTGTTACAgcctaaaaggaaagaaagaagatgcGGCAAAAGGATTATACGCCTAATTTGTTCAGTCCAGGCTCTGACCAGGCAGAAGTATGTATAAAGTAAGGCAAAGCCGAAACTGCTTTTCTTATCCACAAAACAGATAAGACCAAGGATCTATCTGTAAGATTCAACACAGGTTAAAAACAAGCGAAGGCATTAAGTGACACGCAGACTCAAGCTAAGGGGAGGCACAAACTCTGAATCTGACCCCCAACACAGCCACCTTGCCACCTGGCACGCACACCCCAGTGGTGTTATCCCACCAGAACCTCGCATTATAGTTGGTTAGGAAATACACTgggcggtgggggtggagaagagcCCTTTGTCCCAGCACACACACAGCTTACCGTCGTGTAACTCTGCTCGGCGTCCAGGTACTTCTTGTACTCGTGATTGAGTTTGTCAAAAACCGTGGCGATCACAGGTAAGGTTGCTCTGTCTGACTCGCTCAACACTGGGAAGAATGTTCACACAGGTCAAGTGACTTTACATCCACTTCAGAATTCAGACAGTTGCTAGCACAGAAGTAACTAACCTCAAAGGGTTACCAGGCAAACATACCTTCAAGGAGCATTCAGAGAAAGGGTATCATTTGGAGACTGGAAATCACTCACCAGCCCTTCCTGGTTACTAGGAAAAGGAGCTACAGAAGCTTTCAGTAGAAAGTGCTCAAAGTAGACACATACACAGTGAGTGACTTGGATTCTGGGAACTGTTTTAAGGCTGGAGATGCTAGCTCATTACCATCAAGTGCGCCACAGTTAGCTTTGCTTTTGCTGGAACCATCCAATTTAGCTTTTCTACCCAAGTCACTGTaagtcatttttctgtttcctggtcTTTCCTTCCAGGGGGTTAAATAATTCATTCTTCAAGTGAAGAATGAGGCTCCACACTATGGACAAAGCAGACAAATGTGGCCCAGCTCCCAATAAAGGGTGTGGGCAGCCCAAGCCGAGTACTGGAATCAGTCCGATGGGGAAGGACTTGTCCACTTACTCTGCGAACAGACAGACAGGATGACCATCTTGCACTCCTTTCTCTGGAGGAGAAAGTCCATCAGTCTTCCTTTATCTGGCAAGAGGTTTACGATAGGCTGAAGCTTTACTTGGAGGTTCCAGAGGTAACCTGGATTGAGGAGGCAGCAAATTTCATACTGGATGCAAACGAGAACAGAAGCCCAAAAGATGGTTCCCCTAAAACATtcatttggggggcgggggagagggccGTCCTGCAAAGCACTGTTGCTACCCTCTTGTTACTAACCCAAGGGCAGTCCAGGGAATGCAGGACACACCTGACGACAGAAGGACGCCCAGCCAAACGACCACCACCCGCTTGACGGTTCCCTCCAACAAGGTCACCCTCTCCAATCAGAGGGACATCAACGGTGTAGCTCCCGAAATAAGGGCGGGTGACAAGTCTTCGATCAACTCAGAGCATTTCTGTCCCCACACCCAGCCCCCTCTTAACCTTGAAGGTAGAAAAGGATGTCAACGTGCGGTATTTACTTTGGTCCTATACTTTGGTTTCTCCCGCACTGGCTCTTCAAGTCAAAAGGTAACTCCAGAGGCTCCCAAGGGAAGTTCATAATTCATGCATTCACCAATCCATGAatttcctgaacacccacactgcCAGGTAGACAGGTAGTGCCTTCCTCAATTGGGGTTCCAAGAGAGAATTCAACACTGCATTAAAGATGACCTGAGTGGTCCCCTTCTCAATTCTCCTGCAGCTGGTCCAGAGCCAGCACTGTTCcagatggagaagggagaggggaattCTACATGCAGTGGAAACCTCGAAAATTCTTGCGAATCCCAGTGGGTAAGACAGGAGAATACACAAGATGACTGAAGACAAATGTGGAAAGTACTCCCAACAGGAAGATACAGGTGCTAGGGGGTTACCAGGAAGAGAGAGCTAGCATCTTGAAGGAGCTTGCCCAGCACAGTGGGAAGCAGGAGCACACTTCTAtgcaaacagaacagaaaagggcAAAGACACACGTGGGTAGGATGGGGGGTGATAaggacagggcagggagggcctTGTACACCGTGCTGTGGAGTCTGGCTTTTCAGAACGGACAGACCTAAATGGGCTAGAAGCAGGGGAATAGCCATTCTTAGTTGtttattataaaactaatataagcggggcgcctgggggctcagtcagttaagtgtccaactcttgatttcagctcaggtcatgatctcagtctgtgggatcaagccccacattgggctctgcactgacagcatggagccttcttgggaatctctacctctctctctctcagaataaacatttaaaaaataatagtatatgCTCAGGATAAAACAGAACAGTAGAGAACAGAGTATAAAGTGAAAAATTTTCCCATTCCTAAGACTGAAGGAAGAGGTCATTTGTCAGATTCACCTTGAACCTGTTACTGGCTACAAGTATCATCATAAACCAACAAGTAACTATTTTCTAACGTGATGACTGTCCCCTCTGACCCACCTTGGCTTGCGCTGATGATGATGTCAGGCTGAAAGACAATCCAGGATGAAGAATCTGCATGTTATAGGAAATGGTAAAGCAGGATAAAAACCAAAGACAAACCCAGTTCTGATTAGCACTCGCCTGCCCCCTATTTGCAGAGGCTACTCAGGCCCAGGTGGTGAGGAAAGCACCCCCAGGGGAGCTCCCAAGACGTTATTCAGGTTATTCACAGCTGCCAGGCAGGACTGTTCTCACACACCAAGACAAAGAGGGGTACTATCTTCCCTTCTGTGCACAACAGTAAGGCCTTTGTAAAGGATACAGAGTTTGCACGGGATGGGAGACTGGCTGGTCACAGGAGCAGGACCtgcaaatggaaaaaacacaagTGTGCAACGACAATGCCACCAGGAAATACTGCCCACACCAGTGCTCAGAGGGTGAAATGCAGTACTTTTAAAGCCTTCAGTAACTGGTGATTCGACTACAATTGAATAAGGAAGGAGTGAACTGTCTTGTACCACTGATACCGCATctaaggaggaagggggaagttGAGAACAATCCGTGAAAATGGCCTCCCAAGAAGGGGAAAGTACGACAGACTCAGAGTTGTTCATTCTTCTGTAATAACCGAAGAGGACTCGTCTTCATTTACACAGTAAATCACCAAGTCCTGGATGGTTCAAAATCACATCCCCAGGCCAGTCACTGAGAAGATTTCAAATAACAGTGCTTTGTGCTTTGTCTAAATAATTAGCTCAATTCCCCATTGCACAGGGTAGGTCCAGGCACAGAGATCTCCTCTAGGAAACAGACCCCAAACACGTCACATGACAGGGACTCTTAATTCCCAGTTGCACTGCCCGTGCATCCATGGGAAACTTGAGAAATGCAGCCCTGCAAATTAAACATCGTTCCCAGTTCTGCTCCAATTACCCAGGGACAATCAGAAGACAGGTTTTAATCAGCTGGTTGGAAAATGTGGTCATTCTGGACAGCCCACTCAAAAGAGGGAAGGGCCCAGACAAGCTAAGGCAAAGAACACCTGAATCTAGAACCTGAGAAGTTCTTGCACGCGGGCCTCAACTCTGGCTGCCAATCACATGGACTTGACCGCTCTCAGGTGACAGCGGGTGCCCTTGTAAAGCCCCCGGGGTGATTCTGATGTGTAGTCTGCTTGAAAACGAACAGCTGAACAGACCAACAGCAGAAGGGGGAATGAGAGCGGCTACCAAGCGCGTCCCCACGGCACACCCTGCAGCAGCACGGGGCAGGCAAGATACAGAGCTGCTACAAGCCTGCATGGGGCTTACAACCTAGGGGGTTAAACATGACGAAAAGCCTTTAGCTGTGAAAAATGCTTTACCAACCCACGCTCTGGAGGCCAGAGATTCAATGGACTTTTGAATTCTTATTAATCTTTGCCCAGGCTATGATTTTGATCACACCTGGCATTTGTTTTGTTGTAACTGGCCAATTTGAACCTGACTGCCTTCTAACTGGTTCCAAACAACCAGAACGGAGCTGAAGGTTAACGTCTAGATTTGGCTTTCCACCAGTTCACCAGCGGTTACCTTCAGGCCACATAAGCAGGAGACACAAGACAATCATTTGACACAACCTACTCTTTTAATGCTCACATTATTAGCCCTGGAAAAGGAAGATGCTGGAAGGAACACAAAGCCCCCCCCAAAAGCACAGGGGCCTGGGAACCCCTGTGTGTACCCCTCATTCCATCCACTACGCGGAGGTCCCCTTACCTGCCACGGGGATCTGATAGGGCTGAATCGAGCGTGCCGGAAGCACCGGATGATGGAAGGTGACAGTGCCATCAAACTCTCCCCTTAACTTGATGTCAAATATCACTGATGTCTGAAGTGGAAAAAAGTAAGACTCTGATGCCGAAACAAGCCATGACTTGGCCCGTCCCTTCTGTTCTCTCAGATCCCTCCATTCCCATCAGCTTACAGAGCCTGCATGCCCTGCACTGCACCCCCGCAGGCTGGTTCTACGCGGGGAGGAGTCTGCTGTGATATCACGACTCTGTTACACTGTCCCCCACGCTCACACACACCCCTGGCGTTTATGACAGGCTGCCCTTGAAGAGCTCCAAGTGATTTCAGCAGATGTTTTTCACTTCGACTAGAAATACCTTCATTAGTCAAGATAAGGGTATCGCCACCCTGCGGGAGGCACGGGACACAAGGAGCTTGTCTGTGACCAGATACCCAGCTAaccatgtagaaaaaaaaagcaggaccCGTTCTAGTCTTTCTCTTGGGCCACAAAGCCTCAAAATCATCACCTAGCATTATCTGTACTcacaaaggaaatacaaagcTTGTGTGCTCATGCAAGACTGTGCTTCTGCAGTAAATTCCCAGCTTGGCTGAGCCAACCAAATAATTGTTCCAGAGTCAAATACCCTCATGTGCTACTTTCTGGAATAGTTTTTAATTAACTGTAATCAGTAGACAGGGAATCAGTTTTTTTCTCAACCATCTAGAATACCAAACTCATTTGCATCTGGAAGACCAAAGCTTTAGCATGGAAAGTACTTTCTAGTCTCTGTTCTGCATGTTTTGTcaattttcataactttttttttttaatgttaatttatttttgaaagagcacacacagggcaggggcagagagacagagagaggcagaagatccgaagcagactgtgtgctgacagcagtgagcccgatgtaggggctcgaactcacgaacatgagatcatgacctgagctgaagtcggccactcaacagactgagccccccgggcgccctaATTTTCCTAACTCTTAAGCCACACTGACAGACCAGACACCCACACATAACTCCTACCTCTGTATCCTGATGATGAACGACCACCAGGTTATCCACCACGTTTAGGGCAAACTTCCCCGTCCGATTTAACTTTAATATGTGCATCTTTTTACAGGCACCTTCTCTGTAGGATAACAGAAAGGTCAAAACATAGATCGACAAGCtttagttcatattttaaaactggagAAGGAGGACAGCATTAAATATACCGTGGTAGATGATATAGGACTACCTCCGCTCCTGTACTATTGGAGGTCCGAGAATGATGCCTCAAGAAGAGAACGTAAAGCTGCCCGTATCTGGAGAACAAAGAGACAGACTTCACACAGGACATCTGAAATTCCTCTATTCTAAATGCTGAATTATGAGGCCATAAGAGTTAAGTAAATTATGACATATTCCCTAACAATATTTCACAaccaacaaaaatatttacaaagtgcagctaaaaacaaaaaacaaaaaaaaaacccaaggccATTATATAAAAGTGAAAACGGGGATGCAAAACTAAATAGAGCTCCATCACAGCACTTTAAAAGGAAGACAAACTTCTGCACAATGTCCAAAACTACTAGAAAGAAACACATGTTGTTAATAGCTATCCTTGAGTAATAAACTGAgtccactttctttttctggaactttctGTATCTTCCAAGTTCTACGTAATGAGAGTATATTCCTTGATAACAGGAAAATATAATCACTCTTCATTTATAAGCCTCATGGAAGAAATGCTCCTGTGACCAGTTCCTGCATGCACATTGCTATTCCAGTGGCTGACACTGTCCTCGGTCTGCCACAGGGATGAGAccagagggaagggagtgggTCTCTGCCGCCACTGGGTGAGGACTGCTCTCACTGTATCTGTTCTCTAACCTGGGATGCCACAGTagatggcctttaaaaaaaaaaaaaaaggcattctaaCTCCCAAAGAACGTTAAAGTTCAAAACCACTGTTTTAGGCCATAGAAGAATCCAAGAAGTAATTTAGGAGCAAAATTTGgacatttttgaattgggttatgGGTACATAAGGTATTCTTTGCATCGGTTTCTATTATGGTGTGTTTAAAACTTCCATAATGAAGCTTAGAAATTGAGATACTCTGCATTTACAAGCGAGGATACCTTCCTACATAAGTAATTTAGTTCCATGTTTGTTAGATAAACTATGTTCTCTAAAGCCAGCAGGATATGTtttagctaaaaataaataaataaataaaagtcctaGATAACCTTCAACTActcacagaataaaaaaaaaaaaaaattatagaactaaGATACCTAAACAACAAATTGGTCCAATGTTCTCATTTTATCAGACCAGAATGGTGGAAAAAAACTTCCCTAAGATCACAAAGCtagaagaatcagaaaagaatGCCAAGCTGATGACCAGTTTTCTCCATTCATAAAATCTAGACACTGAACGGGAAAGCGGGAGTCTTTATCATGTGCTCCAAGGGCACCTATCGAAAGTGCTGTGCTTTTATGATGCACTTCTGCTACTTCTATTACCAAAAGCAATGTCAGGAAGGAATTCTCTCAAAAGACAGACATACATGGTCGCCATCGCGATGTCTCTCTCGGAAAGGCTCAGTTTAGTTGACTTGGGCGCAGCTGGTAATTCAATCTCAAACTTGGGCAGCTTTGACATAGTGCCAGCCTGTTGGGGTGATACAAGTTTTAGGAAAAGCTGGTTAAACCTCTTTGATGCTTTAGCATTCCCTACATAAAACCACGGAGGACaggcacacactctgtctctccatcctTTCCAAAGTCCCACTAAGTCCTTTACTCCCTGGAGTCTGTCCCCACAGAACGAGGCATTCCTGGCCGTGACAGGATGGTACAGTGTGCCCTCTAGTGGTCAGAAGTGGTGAGGTTATTGGAGAAACTTGCCCCTTTGAAGTCAGGGACACCTTAGTATATTAGAGGAACAGGATGGGAGGGCGGAAAGGGAATTTTTCCTAAAGACAGGCTCACTCTTACCCGAAAATAAAAGGGCTGCAGCACATTTCCAAGGACTGTGGTAGACAGCAGAATCACAGCACCCTCAGGGCAGTACATGTACCAATTCACGTTGATATTCTGGCTCTTCAGGAGTTTGAGATTTCGTTTCTCCGGTAACACCTGAAGCAAAGTTCGAGAAacagaatctttattttaaaatcagcaaaaTGGAAGACGACTGAtggtaaattaagaaaacaagaaaaatctggaaaaaaccACTAAGTAAAATTGCACAGGTTTTTGTTTGCTGCAGCTACTGCTCCCCACGCTCAGTGCTTTACCAATCTTGGCTCATTTATTCACAGCACGACCCTGAGAGGCGGGCAGCATGGATACCTGACCAAGGAGAAAATACGGCTCAGACACCGCTATGCAGTCACAGCCCAGGCAGGCCAGTTCCCCGCAAGAGCCTGCACACTCTCCAGGCATCATCCACCCAAGAGTCCAGACTACATACTCCCTCCTCCAACCCGTGGAAGCAAAcgtgcaccccaccccccgccctcaaCGATCCCTTGCACTGAATCACCCACACCCAGCCTGTAGCACCTGCCTTCCACCTGGCTCTGTCTTGACTCCAGGTAGCACTGAGTCTGGGAGCAGCTCCCTTTTGCTAACAATCGTGTTCGTGAGACTCTGCATGCAAACCTAGTATTTTACGGTTGAGGCAGGTCTTAAATGTACTCTAAATATTCGGATAAATTAAGGAACACTGTATAGAGCCCCGAGACACGAATGCTCCTAGAACACTGTGCTCCAGAACCGACATGGAAGTCATGGTGGAGAGGCATGGGTTTCTTGACAATTTAGATATGAAACGGATATGCTAGAGTCCTCTTTCTAACTTATTCCTGAAGATCTGAAGACCATCTAGATGACATGAATGTACACTTTTCCACTACAGAGAGCAGAAAAGTATATGATTGCCACAAGGAACCCTTCGGGAAAGCAGGTGATCCTATCCACGCTACCATATACACAAAACTCTCCTTCTATGTGTACGAGATTTgtgcagtttgttttctttctggtggTCATTACAAAGGTTTTGAGGACGGCCCCATGGCAAAGCACTAACATCTCACATTTTGCTTAACGGGTGTATTTTCTCCATCTGTACATTCTAAATTATACTGCTTTC
Coding sequences:
- the RMC1 gene encoding regulator of MON1-CCZ1 complex — its product is MGQEDYYLELCDRPVHFEKANPVNCVFFDEANKQVFAVRSGGATGVVVKGPDDRNPISFRMEDKGEVKCIKFSLENKILAVQRTSKTVDFSNFIPDSSQLEYTQECKTKNANILGFCWTSSTEIVFITDQGIEFYQVLPEKRNLKLLKSQNINVNWYMYCPEGAVILLSTTVLGNVLQPFYFRAGTMSKLPKFEIELPAAPKSTKLSLSERDIAMATIYGQLYVLFLRHHSRTSNSTGAEVVLYHLPREGACKKMHILKLNRTGKFALNVVDNLVVVHHQDTETSVIFDIKLRGEFDGTVTFHHPVLPARSIQPYQIPVAGPAPVTSQSPIPCKLYSSSWIVFQPDIIISASQGYLWNLQVKLQPIVNLLPDKGRLMDFLLQRKECKMVILSVCSQMLSESDRATLPVIATVFDKLNHEYKKYLDAEQSYTTAVEAGPSRCSPLLKRPVRTQAVVDQSDMYTHVLSVFTEKKEMPHKFVIAVLMEYIRSLNQFQITVQHYLHELVIKTLVQHNLFYMLHQFLQYHVLSDSKPLACLLLSLESFYPPAHQLSLDMLKRLSTANDEIVEVLLSKHQVLAALRFIRGIGGHDNISARKFLDAAKQTEDNMLFYTIFRFFEQRNQRLRGNPNFTPGEHCEEHVAFFKQVFGDQALMRPTTF